In the genome of Mercurialis annua linkage group LG8, ddMerAnnu1.2, whole genome shotgun sequence, the window TGGTCAAATGGTGAAAGAGtaagaaaaaaaacaacaaaatttatattcatttaaaacaaaaacaaaaacataattatataaaaacaaatcacaacattttttaaattttagttcaaGAATTGTATAGTACgtaattgttattatttataGAACCGATCTTTATTTATAATGCCCTTTTGTTTGCTAtagttgattttattattttgcatatataaatatatttaaaatttaaatttgatagattttttatatttgtacgttaatttatatttttattgttttttagatttatttcttctctttttgaaagatttaaaaaagttatttaaaaagatcaaaaatcaatttgttttaaaaattgaaagttcactAATTAGATATTGATGGTATCACATACAAATCCCACATTGTTGAAAAGAAACTGCAAGGTCCACACATTGACCTATAAATACAAAGGCTTTGTACATAAATGCTTGAATTGGGCTAGGGTTTGGCAAAAATACTCTGCTATTGAAACATTAGCACAATTACGCTTTTTTCAATGGGCTTTATGCACTAGTACGCTTTTCACTGAGATCACATGTTAAAAAAAGTCAAAGCATCCAATTCTCCAAATTTTCATCCTTCCGTCTCATCTTCCTTCTTGTCCATTCTTCATGGTAGCTattacttaaaattattttatcaaaattaaaaaattactttctttatctatttacatttattttttataaaactaatcttaatatttgatattttatttttaatgtataagttgcatgtttttaatatttaagtgGATTtctcattaaatttttattttttgagtgtGATAATCTCATCTTTAGATACATAACTCatcttatttagtatttttcaactgttttattttattttttgtactaAATTACATGATTTGGCTAAATAATAGCCATCTTTCGTCTAAAATAAGATAATTAAATGAGGTTATATAGTATGTACTAATGATAATAttgcattaattttattttactataacTAATTGTCAAGTTAAAATTTGTGCAAAGTTCagtttttaaacaaaatttataggaattgataaatcaaataaaaagaaaaagaatgttATCTAATTGTGAATTAGTAAAGAAAGTCAAAAATGAGAAACCAAAAGGCATTTGAATTTTATAAGTTAAATTGCTCAGTTGAAATCGAAAAATCATCAGCTAattataaatgattataatGTCATATAATTTTTGGcctaattccttaaaaaacccccaccttgcactttttcttcgtttataccctgaccttgtaaaaacaccatttgtatccaattttaggtttttatgtttcatccctacccaaaagcattaaattgtactcttttcatttgaaaaagagtttaaaacatacttttttctattttaaaatatacaaataaatccttaaacttaaaaaataatcaaatacattcaaataattaattattttttttaattttataaaataataaaaaaattaaaaaaattaattattatttttagtttttttgtcggaaatatttttttaaaaaattaaaaaaaattcggaaatatttttttaaaaaattaaaaaaaattattattatttttattttttttgaaaaagatggtatttttgtactattaataacattaatatctaattagtatataagttaaaaatgaaggattgttttaaactctttttcaaatgaaaagagtactatttaatgcttttgggtagagatgaaacataaaaactcaaaattgggtacaaatggtgtttttacaaggtcagggtataaacgaaaaaaaaatacaaggtggggtttttttaaggaattaagccataATTTCTTGATCATTCAGGTCGCTTTTCGTTATATTTTGGTGGATTCttggttgattttttttgcTCATTGGTTGCTCTTTGATTAATTTTTGGTAgatgatttaaaataaatataattttttttatttaattttaaaattaaaatatattaaattttgtgAACGATtactgtttttttataattaaaaaggagGAGCGATTGtggaaaaaattaaactcaCGACTACAGAAAGTGATGTCCAACATATAACTCGTTTATGTGAACTATTACTACTAAAGGATGTCAATGAAGCACATGCTTCATCAATAGATACTGTACTcattaaacaatcaaaatttTAACCTTATAAACTTAGACTTTGattgtattaaaattaaaatatattatgggAGATATTTATGTTCAATgaatgtaaattaattttttatataagacGTTCGATAAAATACCTTAAGAGGCAATTTGAATCTGATTTGATGTTTTGAATATACGTGTATGTTTCTCATTGAATCTCTCTAAAATCTCTCCATGATAGTctgaattataatattttaaactgtatgttttgattaataattagTTTATTGTTGGTTGATTATAATTGTTCTTTAACTTTGGTTACTTTTAATTAGCTCATTGGTTGCTTTTTAGTTGATTATCAATacgtaattattaattattggtGGTTCATTGGTAGCTTGTTTGTTGCTTTTTAATTGCTCTTCGTGCttgttgtattttattttattttagttgctTTTTTATTGAGGATTCAGTTTTTACAATTATAATCTTCTAACaaatattaatttcatttatcaaatatgaTTAATCTATAATATAACTGACTTGCATAAtacaaaagaaattaattagagataggttttaaaaaaattaaaattctttcAATGAAAACAATTTTATGTAGCAAATGTAAGGTGtatgaatataataaaaaaacatatcagAATGACGCAAGAaccttatttataattttataattgtatCAAAACTATAAGTCGAGTAACTTCTTATaacttctttttaaatttatacaatAACATGAcattattattcaaatattatagtaactaaaaatattttatattttaatttgtatttattgACTTATAATTTTTAAGAAGATCGTTGTAGAATTTTAGTTGCTCATTAGTTGCTTTTAGGTAACTCGTTAGCAGCTTGTTAGTAACATTCTAATTACTAGTTGCTTTTAGGTAACTCGTTAGTAGCTTGTTAGTAGCATTCTAATTGTTAGTTACTTTTAAATAGCTCATTAGTagctattaaaatatttaaaaaacatcCATTGTCAAAGTACTTTTATATCAACTCTAAAATAACAGATTTTTatcaaatatgaaatttttaaaaagagttatGATTCACcattattcaaaaatataaatttatgataatatattgttgatagtaaaaaaatagggatattggcaaaacaaatcctaacatttcattttttagcgagttaattctaatgtttaaaacgttacgaaacaaattctaatctttttaatttttgtattttgtagCCTCATCAAGAATTCTGTccattttgtcaatttttttaggtTGCATAGttcaaaaatgtgaaaaggttgggattttatttgaaaattttaaaacgttgggatttaataTGCCAATAATATGGATGCCACGTATGTAAATAATGGCCGAAAAATTGTTGGGGCTACAAAATGAAGAACTAAAAAGGTTGAGAtctttttcgtaacattttaaacgttaggtttaaatcgctaaaaaggtgaaacgttaggatttgtttggtaatacCCTTAAAAAATACTACGCATACTAActtcaaaagtaaaaacattatgatgaaagtaattttaaaaaatttaattaaaaaaattgaaactaaacTAACAAgtgtataaatataaaagataagtgtctaaattaaaaaaataaaataaaaagataataaaatttaactataaaAGACAAgtgtctaaattaaaaaaatattggtcTTTAAATACATATGTCTAAAATTAGATAACAAATTTCAAGTAAAaaggaaattaaataaaaacatatcaaGTGTTTAATTGGAAAAAACATgtgtataataataaaaaaattattattaacatGAATTATATAACagttaataatatattaattcttatatttatcatgctaataaaaaatagataaattaaattataaaaactggaatataaaataagataagaTCAAACAAATAAGATCAAATAATAGAAttgaacaaaaaatgaaaaaaaatcagaaatatatatatatatatatatatatatatatatatatatatatatatatatatgaaataagatgataaataataatatgaatttatcaaaaatgataattaaaaattagaatcaattataaaaaattaaaaaattagtataaaaaaatagtttgataatattaaaacaaatagaaaaaaacaTACATAGTGATAacttaatataataaaagatatTATATGTAATATCCTTACAAACAAAAACATACATGTATGGCTACACCTGTAAAAACAAGCACGTGGAAGGCCACAtacaaaaaaggagaaattttgaaaatgaaatgttAAAAAGGAGCACGCGtgatattgtttattttgaCCAGGTACATATGCAAAGATAATAGTTTTAAGAGTAtagggtgtaatttcctctaaatACAAAGCCCAAGGCCACTCCTCGGGGTACGTACTATCTTGCACTTATCAATATACTTTCGACATACATATTATACATTCCACTCCAGTATATCCGACATATGATCAAAATTGTCAGAAAACCGAGTTGTAGACCAACAGCTTCACGGCCAGTGTAGAATAGAGATTCATCCTCCTTGCCAATTACGAGTCTCCAACTCGTCAAAAATGCTGCCCGCGGAAGCTTTAGACCTGCTCCTGCCATCATGAACAAACAAATTTAGCAAAATGGTCAAATTTTGTATGCTACTTCCCCAAAAGGTTAAAACGATCCTCTATTTGGACTTCAGCTACAAAACAtgtccaattttttttaccCAAATCATAGAATTGCACTGCAGCTACAAATTCAAAATCCACAAAACATGTCCAAATGATTATTGTAGACAACGATGGTGGTGGTACTACTGATGGCGATGGTTGTGCCGGAAGAAGAGAGGGAGAAGGAGAAGAATATTGAATAAAGTTTCAATCCGAATCTTTGCAAAGATAAAGTTCCAATCTATACTTTCACAAAATAAAGTCTCAATACATATTGTCcgcaacaaaaaaaattccatcTGTACGCACgcaattatttttgaaaatcacATAAACCAAATTTTCCAAAAATAACCCAAATAGGTCTATGAATCCATATTCTAGACGAAAAACTAGAATTGGCAAAGCCCGTGAATTTAATTGTGGTAAGCCAATGTTAAGTCGAGAATTGGGGTAGACCATGGTCAAATCAGAGAAAGTTATTGATTCTTCAGTTGTTCCTCGGCTAACCCAAAATCCCAAACATGAGCTTCAAACTTATGATCGAGCAGAAAATTATTAGACTTTATGTCCTGATGGAAAATTCAAGGCTTACAGTCATGATGTATACGAGACTCCTCTTCCGATCACAAAGTTATCATCAAAATTGACGGTGTCGGTGACCGGATATTGGAACGTGAATTCTTCCCTTAGAGAAAAGTAAATATTGCCATTACCAAAATGAGTGAAATCTTGCCGAAAACTGCTGCAATTATAGTAATTATTCTACCTAAACAGTGTAATCCGCAAGAAGATTGAATGATGGAGATCCACTGAAATTACGCAAAAGGTTCACCGCAGAGCCCCTAATGTCCTAATTCTAACAGATCAAAAAATAGGATTAATCCTTATTATCTCTTACATGCCAGTTCACGTTACATGTAATATAATAGCGACACGTAAGGCCACATCAACATTTCTCAATAGAGATAAACACACTAGTTGTGTTACCTAAAAACaaagataaaacatttttgCAACCAAAATAACTAGAACTATAGCAATGTCTGAAATAGCTTATTCTCAGTGAACACGTAAGGCCACATCATCTAATCTAATATAGGGAAACCACCATTGATTTCAGTGAGAAAAGAACACAAAAAGGAAGCAATTCAATTTGCAATAAATCAGGATTTATTTATAGTGACAGAAGGTAAGAGATAAAGTATGCTATTGCAATAGGCATACTTTTGATGTtgaatgtaattaattttctaaattcGCTATTTGAACAAAATGGCTCATACTGTAACCAATAACAAAACAACAAATGCTTTCAGCATTTGacaaatcatatttaaaaaaaacgacAAGCTCGGGAAGAGAGGGAATACTTGAAGTAATTGGTCCGCAGTTATTGGGGAGAGATTGCTTTATAACCTTCCTTTTCAAGAACCTTTGCTATTGAGATATCCCCCGTCCTTACAATTCGCCCATCCTCCTAGAGACCATGAATGCAAACAAATTAACATTTagtaattgtatttttgcaatCCAAGAGCATGCACAACGTGACTAAAAGCTGGCTTTAATATTAGGATCATTCAGTTGAGTaagttcaaaattcaaaatacatCAACTTCCCAATGATTTGAACAACAgagtaacaaaaataaaaaaacgaaaaaagCATTGGCTTACCATGATATGAATGTGCGTAGGCTGAATAAATTCCAAAAGGCGTAAGTAATGGGTTATCATCAAAACAGAGTTTTGTGGTCCCAAAAATGTATTCACCACGTTGGAAACATCTTTAAGTGCATCAATATCCAATCCTGAATCAATTTCATCTAAAATTGCCAAGTCTGCACCGAGAACCTGCATACACAAGAATATTCACAAGCCTGGATTTGTTGTTTAAAAAAAGAGAAGTAGTAGTAGTTTACCGCAAGTTGTAAAATCTCATTGCGCTTCCTTTCACCGCCACTAAATCCTTCATTAACATTTCTGTTTAGAAAGTCGGTGTTCATGTTGACATGCTCGAGTTTGGTAGCTAGATAGCCATAGAACTCCAGAGGACCAAGCTCCGGCAGACCAAGCTTCCTTCTTCGAGCATTAAAAGCCATATTAAGAAAGTCGATATTGGTGACCCCTGGTATCTCAACTGGGGATTGGAAGCTCATAAAAAGGCCAGCCAGAGACCTTTCGTCCGCCTCCTTCTCAAGCAAGTCTTCCCCTTTAAACACAACACTTCCTCCCGTCACTTCATAATCTGGATGTCCAACAAGAACCTAAAACCAAAACTACTTCAGAAAGTTTTtatctaggtagcacggaaacggaaacgggaaacagAAACGGCATGGAACGGGCACATGAAAactgcattttttttaaataaaggacacgaaacgtggggaaacctgagagtttccggtttccgaaacatTTCTCCTACGGGAAACGCCactttgtcgaagtttccgtgcttaccataacaaataaataaatagatagAAGATTGGTACCTTAGAAAAGGTGCTCTTTCCAGAACCATTTTTTCCCATAATCGCATGAATCTAACCAAACAAATCAGTAAGACAATTTGATAATACAATTACAAAAATTACTAAACTTTTTGAGTTTGTTTACCTCTCCTTGACGGACCACAAGATTAACACCCTTGAGAATCTCCTGCTTTGATTCGGCAATAACCGCCGTTAAATCTTTGACCACGAGTAACGGTTGCTGCTCTGAATCACGCCCCACCACAGCGGCGGTTCGGGTGTCAGGCGCAGAGAGAGCTAGACGGAGAGAGCTGCGGCGGCCAATGGGTTGAGTAAATAAGTGAGATTGTGATTTGAATTGAAGACAGGGAGAAGAACGCAGCACAGAAGCCATTATTTTGACAGTAAGCTGCACGTTTTTGCAGTAATAAATAGAAAGTCGGGATGAGGCTGTGTGTGCACATCAATTTTGACCAAAATTTCCCCCTTTTCTATTATTTATCTCAAAAACACactccattttatttttttcaacaaacAAGTCATTTATCTCAAAAACACACTCCCTTTTCTCCCAACAAAACATTCAATAAACAAGTTAAACattgaacttttaatttaatctttatttttttattaacttttaaaaaaattagttagtaGAATTTAGTGTTTTTTAGAttgatttcaataaaatatcaaaaaaattgcgGGTTTTGTCAGGTCTCTTAAAATCGGCTAATTTAGTcattttggaatatttgaaactttttctAGTTGAATCTTTAAAAAATGGCTTGTTTAACCCCATTCACGAATGACAAATTTTTCGGTTTAATTAGAAAAGATTTCAAATATCTCAAAATGGGTTAAACtagtcaattttaaaatatttgattataactgacaaaacctCCAAACATTTGGCATTTTATTGGGATTAACCCTTAATccttttttctattatttatcTCAAAACTACGCTTAGCCCTCACTTAGAACATCCACAATcgttaaactgtttttaaatctGATAATTATGTcacatcatttttttttattaaaactcaTCTTTACTAAAAGAAAAAGGTTAacattccttttttttttattgaaaaataaataatttttttattcttctatATAAACTTAAAAGTTTATAGTGTATGGACTTTTGTCTAATAATTCAACCACAATTTTAAATGTTGTCTGCatgttaaaatagaaaaaaaaattgatagtctGATTATatagaaatattaaaa includes:
- the LOC126660849 gene encoding ABC transporter I family member 6, chloroplastic, whose product is MASVLRSSPCLQFKSQSHLFTQPIGRRSSLRLALSAPDTRTAAVVGRDSEQQPLLVVKDLTAVIAESKQEILKGVNLVVRQGEIHAIMGKNGSGKSTFSKVLVGHPDYEVTGGSVVFKGEDLLEKEADERSLAGLFMSFQSPVEIPGVTNIDFLNMAFNARRRKLGLPELGPLEFYGYLATKLEHVNMNTDFLNRNVNEGFSGGERKRNEILQLAVLGADLAILDEIDSGLDIDALKDVSNVVNTFLGPQNSVLMITHYLRLLEFIQPTHIHIMEDGRIVRTGDISIAKVLEKEGYKAISPQ